One Mycteria americana isolate JAX WOST 10 ecotype Jacksonville Zoo and Gardens chromosome 7, USCA_MyAme_1.0, whole genome shotgun sequence genomic window, AAATCACAAATGAAGATCCGAGGGGCATTCAACAAATGCCATGCACTACTTtacaacaaagtatttttctgctaCATGCAAGTCACCAGAACGATGACACAAGTCTCTTGCACATGCAAAGAACCACCACTCCCAATTTTTCTCTGTAGAGAAAGCATCTCCTGGTAAGGAGATGCAAAGTTGTGcgcagcatttaaaaatattctctccaTCTAGCAGCCTCATCAAAACCACGATGATTCTTTTTCTTGTAACAAAGAAGTGCGATGATCTATTCGTCCAGTGACTACAACATAAGAACCAAATTCTCCCAATCACAGCATGTTCTACAAAGATGGTACGGGAGCCGAGAAGTTGAGAACTTCCATTCCATCATTAAAATCAGAGACCTTCAAGAACACTATCTGTAATCTGTGTGCTGTACTGTATTACATCTCCAGGAAGCTGTGGCAGAATTGGACAGCTGGTCCCTCAACTAGCtattctgcctctctgctgttAAAAATCAGGTGACCTGAaatggtgagaaaataaaacGAGGCTGCAATGAACCCGTTCATCTTGCCAAGGCACGTGGAATGAACAGCAGGCAGACCACTTCCAAGCACATTCAGCACAGAAGGTCATGCAGATGCAGCTGGCTATTTCTCATGAGCCAATCATGAAAGTACCTTGAGGTCCCTCCGTTCGAGGTGCAGGAGCTCAGAGCCCCGGACGTCATGCCGGATGAAGATATCCTTATACTCACAAAGACTGAGATGCTCAAGCCAGGCCGCAACCTCCTCCGTTCCCCAGAGGTGAACTgttagagatggaaaagcaggagTGCATTGAGTACCCAGAATCCCAGAAGACAGTGAGAGGACACCATCAGCACTCAGTGCCAGAGAAGGAGGGCAAGCAGTACCACAGCCTCAAACCAAGGGGAAGGCAAGGACTGGTAGCACGACTTACAGTCTCAAACAAAGGAGGTAGGGCAGAGAAAGGTAAGAGCTGTTCTCTtaagcagaggctggctgcagtAAAGCCAGGAGGAAGTGCATGGTTGTTTGGATGGGATTGGATAGACTTTTTAAAGTCTACCCCCATGTTTAAGAAGAGTAAGTTCATTGATATTCCTCTGCTTACAAAACAACAGATTCATAAAATATATCATGAAGAATCAAGCACAGATTAGTTTGCTATTATGTACAAGTACTTGTGCTCAGTAAACAAAATGGCAACCTCTCTCCCCCAAGtctgagggagagaggaagagttTAGACTTCCACCTTCTTGCACAGCCTCTAAATAAGAGAATAATAAAGTTCTCAAGTTCCAGGAGGCAACGAATGAGCACCAGCTTGTCAGACAGCAGAAGACTGTACCCACAATTCCATGGCAGAGGACAGGACCCAGGAGCCCACAGAACAGGTAGTACTTCTGAATTTTAGAAGAAAGTCTTCATAAGGAGAGTATAAACCAAAAATCAACTAACCCAACTGGAGAGAAAGTGTCTTGAATGGCAATTTGTTGATTCATGGCCAGTTTTTATCTACTGACCAGTAGGATTAAAGGTCAGGGTGCACCTGTGGTGATGCTGATCCCCAGCCCATTAGACATGAAACTTGATTAAAGCCTGAGGGTGAATCAATGAGAAAAACATCATTAACCATACCACAGAGAATTAGCAGTGCAAAGACCGGAGTTATGCGGACTTGGGCTCCACAGTCATTTTGATACCTAAAATGCCAAAATCCTCACATTAACTTCACTAAGCACCCCCTGAAATATCCCTGAAAATGTCTGGATGTAGGCAGAATTCTTCAGAGGGTACCTCCTGTTTATGCTCAGGAATATTTGCATGGTACTGGGGGATCATGACTTAGAATGGAGCAATAAGCTACTTTGCCACGTGAAAAAGACAGACTAGACCTCCAAGAAAAGGCAGATGCACTTGAAACAGAAGGAGAGAATGTGAGAGGAAACAGACAGAGAACAGGCAGTGGTGTGACCACACTGATGTGACAAAGAGACACAATAAATGAGCAGACTTGGTACCCGGCAATCCCATGCTACTATGAGTCtccttatttttgttgttcttctcctttttaaactTGGTCACCAGACGGAATTTGCCACTGCGGCTGCGTTTAGAATAATCCAGCATCTGGTTCTGTGAGAACAAAAAGGGAATATCAGGCAAACAGCCATAAATTGATTGTAATGGACCAAGAGCAACAAGTACTGTCAAGCTCACCTCCATGACCttgtaagagaggaaaaaagaattctaAACTCATTCTGATcaagacaggaaaggaaacagagaaagttGATCCCATGTCAGGCAAGGGACCTTAGCAGGAAATTACTTTCTTTAGCCCTAGGGAGTCAAGTTTCCTTCTTAATGATTTTTTCTCACATCAGTCATATATTCACAGGAAGTCAAACACTCAAAGCCAACTAGTGAAAAAGAGAACACCTAGGGAAATATAGCCTTGGTCCTCCTCACCTCCTCATCGCAGGGCTCCATAAGCTGCCACAGCCAAGGGATGTCTGCTAGTTTCCTCAACTGGAGGTCCATGTCTGCCAGGGCTGCTTGGAGCTGCTCCTTCTGTGGAGGATCTAATTGCTGGACcagaaatggaagcaaagcaGAGTTAAAAGCCATATGGTAGAACACACAGTCAGGCCCTTGCCTTGAAATTCCCAGCTAATGAAGCAGTTCCTTTTAAAAGGAAGTGCACAGCAGGCACTCTGCCCAGACATTACCAAGTTAATGATTTTCATCTTTCCTGAGCTCCAAACTCTGTGCAAGCTAGCTTGACTGCTCACCATGCCTACGTAGCAACACCATCCTAATTCCTCGATGATAACATTTAAACTGACTTGTTACAAAGACAAAGAAGACCAAGATCAACAAAATGTTGCTTGCCAAGGCAACAGTAGGagaggagagaaagtgagaggcTGCATTACTCCTGCTTTGTGCTTCTTACCAGCGCCATcttgcctgccagcagcagctctgtctcATTATGCAGGGCTTTGACATTATTCACCATCTCTACAACAAGGCTGCAGTTCAGACCCTGCAGGGAAGCAATTCATGCGCAAATTAAGCCTGGAAATGCAGAGGTCTGAGCAGTCAAAAGTAAGAAGTCTTAGACAAGCAAGGCCTACTTTTGGTCaatcagaaaggaaaaccaagagcTATGGAATAAGGACAAAATGGGAGATGCCAAGTGAGTGAAGTACCTCTGTAGACTTGGATTTAGCGTAGACTTTGTCCATAGACTTGGAGCTGGCATTGACAGCGTGGGCAAGCTCCTGTTCCATGTCCTGATAGGACTGGGCTATTTCCCGAATGCTAAAGAGAGAATTACAGATTGCATCAGCATATGCTCAAAGCAGGAGACCTTTTCTGACTGCATATCTCCTTTTAATAACCATCTGAGTGACAAGAGCAGGGATAAAGCATGGGAGGGGCACAGCCTCTGGTAAAGCAGGGCAATTCTCCCTACTACAGTGAGCATGCATAGGCAAAGCAAGGCAGATTTCACATGCACAACTTCAGGTGCATATTCAATTCTGCACACAAGTTGGGATCAGTTTGAAATACAACCTAGACATTTTAGTATGGCCATAGTGATGTGAAAGGCAGCTGCACATACAGCAATTTAATTAACCCGTCTCTGATGTGACTCTGGGAATCTTCTCTCAGAGGCCCAGACCAAGGAACTGAACATCTGAGTAAAGGATGAGCAGGTGAGCATACAGTGACTTCTTCCAGAAATCTCTGCTGGGCATCAGGGTTATAAGAACCCAAGTTGTCATCTGAGCTCCTAGAGAGgcctttgtttcatttctgataaAAATCATCAATTCTCAAAGATAAGAGGTTCTTTCAGGATTAAAGGATCCATGTTTGCTcatgaaagtaatattttttgttCAGAATGACCTAAGAAAGTTTATTCGACTTCAGTCCTCAGGCAGCTGGGACTGAAGTCCCTCAGTGCATAATGAGCGATGTTATCCCCAGTGCCATGGACCAGCACTGCAGAAGATAAGAGTGAACAGAAACATCTCCAGGAACAGGAATTAGGACAAGAACTTCAGGCATCAAAGGATGGCTCTATTCACCAAAAGCAAATTGAGTCCCACCTGTGGATCAGAGCACCTGCAGCTTGACCAAACTGGTTGATCTGGGTGGATTCTTCTTCGGACATGATCTCTGGttgcagagagaaagaggaaggtcGGGACAACTCACACTTCTGTTTGTCCTCCCAGGACTTCAGGGTGCTCTCAAATGCctaaaaacacagcaaacaaagtATAAGGTATCTTATAAAGCTCCTATAAAAACAATGGCTGTGCCTATGCctgtaaaatatgtaaatgtgGTATAGACACTTTTCATTGCAGGACCCAGTTGTTCAGCTGCTTATAACTTTGCCAACTAGCTGTCTAGGCTGAAGTTTTCCATGCCACATGCTTGCCTTGGCTTAATTTTTGCTTAAGCCTAGTTTTAGTCAAAATTGCTAGGCCAGTTCTGAGGGCCAAACTAGCAAAATCCACCAATTCCCTACTGGTGGCAGCCTTTTCTCTGAGTAGCTATATCGCCTCTACACTTCAGTATTACTGCATACCTCAGTGACATCTCAGAGCTGGAAACTAAAAATATTCCAGGCTCCTCCTTATCTGGAAGTAAACTGGGCTTCCCCAGTAATGGGTGGGACAAGCAGCTGAACTCAGAGCTAGGACCTGTCCCACTTGCACCTGTACTGATATTCCTGCTAGCATCAGCTAGCAGTACAGGAAGAAGTAAAACAGATCCAATACAGAAGGATCAAAATTGGTTATGGTGagaatgaaaactgaaacacagagccTCAGGGCAAGGAGAGATGGATCAATGAGCACAAGAAATGACAACAGAGAAGGTTAGACAAGAGAAGGGACTATGGGAGGGGAAGACTGAAATAGGAAGAGTAATTCAGAGAAGAAGATGAGGATAACAAGCAGGAGTGCGAAGCTTtcgtggaaaaaaaaaccagcatttggggagccagaaaaggaaaggagactgAGTGTGATGGGTggatgggaaagggggagaaaatggTACTTATGGATCCTGGGCCTGGGAAGTCAAATGAGATGAGTACAGACTATCTCCTTCAGTCACTCCCCCTCCAAGTCTCAGTGTGACATTGCAGAAGCTCTCTTACCCTCCAGGAAAGACTGTGTGCGCTAttcctgtctcctcctctccacAATATTAGCATCAAggtgtgacaggacaaggggtaatgattttaaactaaaagagggtagattcagactagatgtaaggaagacattttttacgatgagggtggtgaaacactggaccaggttgcccagagaggttgtaggtgccccatccctggaaacattcaaggtcaggctggacggggctctgagcaacctgatctagttgaagatgttcctgctcattgcaggggggttggactagatgacctttaaaggtctcttcgaacccaaactattctatgattctatgaacagtACCCACTGTTCTCTCCCAGCTCAAGGGATCTTGGGTATTGCCCTGTCCTACCATGACAGGGGCTTTGTATgcccaccttttctttcttttcataccATCATACTTGTAACTTCCTGCCAGGCAATGTGCCTCAGGCCTGTATCAGgctgctttccctttttcctcttggttgttctctcttttcttgttATTCAACAGGTGAGTCCTTTGCAGAGGACTTCAATTTGTTCTGGAAGCTGGGTAAAGGGGCGTTATGCTGGAAAGTATTAAAAGCTGCTATCAACCAAATTGTTTATGCATGGACAGTTACAGAGTTGGGACGAACCACAAAGCCTGTTTGTGCCACAGCAGGGCCTTTATCCTTTCCTTTGGCTTACCACCATTCAGTGATACAGTAAAATGGCAAGGACACGTCCTTATGTGCTGGTACTCAtcagatatatttgaaaatgaTGAGATGAGACATAGACACACACTGCTGAACAAGGCATAAGACACTACTTTACTTGGTCAATGAGGTATAAGCCACATATTGAAcaataatgagaaattaaaatattgaacagctGAATCTAGACAATCTGCAGCACTCAGTGAGGCAGGCATCCTGTGGGAAAAACAGCATGCAAGCGTGTTAAGAAACGCTGTCACAAGGCACctagaaaaggaagcaaaataagcTTGCATAAACAACTTCATTTATGTGATTTCCCAAGTGGTGAATGCAAGTTTAATCATGTTCTTTCCAGAAAGTTTTATGGTGTGTAGCAAAATAGGCTTCTTACATTCACAAACATAAGCTTTCACGTGTGGCCATTGCCACACTCTCCAGGAGTATGTGACATAGAAACATGTGTGTACTACATAGTGTATGCAAGGCTGCTCTTACCCTGTCTCGGGTGAGGGTCTGTGCTCTGTTCTTATGAACAATCCAAATGTAACCCGGAGGCTGGATCCAGGCTTCTCCGTCCACTTGCACAGGAACTCCCTCTTCTCCCAGGATTGCTATCTTCACTGTCCGACACTGCAAGAAGTGATTGCATCAGAGAAGCTCTAAAATGGTGCTTTCCCAAAAGCATGAGacattctctttctttccaaagcacttCCCCAGGTACTGTAGCTTTGGTGCTACTAGAGGCACATGTGCCTGGGTGGCAGGGCACACCTCGTCCTTGGGTGGCAGGGACCATTTGCTTTGTCTTTGGACtacaaatctgtatttgaatTGCTGGCACTAGCAAGCAATTCCATGCCCAAACTGCCCCTGGACGTGCTAATTTTCAGCCCTGGTGGATGCTCTTTCCATGGACAAGAGAGAGCACAAATGGGGGCTCAATGACTGAAATTGGCATAAACATCACAAACTGGAGATGGGGGAGGCAAGAAGAGCTCACAAAAGCAACTGATACCTGTGCAATCCGGTGATGCTGTAGGTTTATCACTCGTGACACTGCCATCTGCATGCTACCAAACACTGCTACCACCTCCAAAATCTTGTCATCAAAGGAGGGGGCTGTAAATGTCTAGCCAGATACAAGGGAGAGAGAATTCAGCTGACATACAGCTCTGTTGGAGAGGCTTCCTTTACCCCCTATTGGTGAAGATCTGGGGGTCAGCTTTCAATTGTGCTTTTTAATCTGTATAAAATTAACGAGGCTAGAAGGTGAAGATTTGCAGTGAGctaggagggagaaaaaggagccTCAATATTCCCACTGTGCCTCCAATGGCACCTAAAGTATAATTCAAACACAAAGGCTGTAGAGGCCACAAGGTAATAATTATTCTTATGAGAGTAGGCACTTTTTCATCTCAAATAATACAATGTTTCTGACCGGATCTAACTCCCTTTGACTTCAAGGGGCTTTACTTCTCAGGCAGTCTGAGGGGAGAAGGCAATCTAAAGCACTTCCTGGAAGTCCAAATGCCCAGGACagcatctgggtttttttttgtctgaataaCTACATAATGCCTGGGTGTGAAGCTGCTGAAGATTGGATTTCAGTATCATATCCACTTCACAGAGAACGTACATGCAGACAGGCCCCTTGCCCTCTTCTTCCAAGCACTATTCTCAGCGATTATGACTTCAAAAGCAATAGTAAGTAAAACAGTTCCTGGATTGCCTTAGAGAATACTCACATCATCTTCCTTGGTTCCCCCCCAGAAGTTGGTGCCTCCTGCGTAGCTGGGAATGTTGAGTACGGCGATTCCCTGGAGACTGGGCAAAGGGATTGGCCTCCCATCGCACTGCACAGAAAAGAAGGTAACGTTACTCTCAGCACAGCAGGAGACAGCCCCTCCTGCCATGCtctaagaacagaaaacagcctGCACAGCTTAGtaataaattaattcagttttcttccagtttatGCTTCGCCTAGCAGAGTAGAACATATCCATTCATGTCTTATGAACCAACTCTCCTTTGGCAAACATGGCAAACACGGATTTTAGAGAGATACTGTTGCTTCTTTTCCCCAAACAGGAATAGGGCATACCTGAGAGGCTTGGCAAAGCCTCTTGGTTTATTCCTCCGGAAAGGGGAATAAAACTTCTGAAACGCCTATGCAGTCTGCTGTGATGAGGGTCTCCTCCTGCAAGCTACCTGTTTATGCTGTACATGACCAAtacaagaatatttcttttccagtttgatGCACATTATAGTGTAGTTAAATTAAGAGCTTTCCACTGCACGTATGTAAAATGATGTGTTCACATGAGATACCACATATAACATAACAATCCTATCTATGCTGAATACTGAGTTGGGGACAGCTAATACTTTCCAGCAGGATAACACTTCCCTTACAGGTGGAGAATACAAGTTATCTTCCAGAACCAGGAAAAGCTAATTTTAGCTAGCTCAGGGTGAGATACAGCAAGTACGTTGTATCAGGCAGGCAAGGGAAACACCCTAAAGTCATCAAGCAGAATCACCATGCCAAAGTCAAGGTGTCTGAAGGAGATGCAGTTAGGCATCCCAGTTTTAGCAACAGAAGGGCATGCTAATTCCTCACCTCCAGCAAGACTTTCTGCTCCAGGTTTTTATATGTTCTATGTAGCAGCTCCTTGGTGCCCAGTACTCCGTACCACATCATGTTTTTAGTACGACTTCTAAGGGGGcaaatcaaaagagaaaaagttagCATAAGCATTTACCTTTTCACttagagggaaagaaaacccacatTGAAATGGTAACTCCTACATCCTCAAACACAAAGGTGCTTTGCTTCCAAAAGGGTCAAGCACTCAAAATGGTCATAGCTTCTGCTAGGAAACTACTCGCCTTTAAATAAATGTCAGGTACGAGTTGAGGACGACTGAGTAACACACATTGCCAGAAACGAACACAGATTCCCCTGGCACAGAACTTGTCAATCTCGTATGCCAGGACATCAACAGCATTTTCCAGTATTAGCTCAAGTATAGCAAATGTACCAATCCCAGGCTACACAAAGCATCCTGTAGTTGCCCAGGTACGCAAAAGGCCAAAACCTGTGGTTTGTATTAAGTTAGGATCAAGGCCTCCATAGCATTTAGAGCTGAGATGTGATTCTCTTATAGCTAAATAGCAAACCCAGGAGAAAAATCTAAGTGAGATCACGAAGCAAACAGAACCAATGCACTAAATCCACACCAACGTAGCTACTCAAAGATCTTATACTAGCCACAACAGCATAATGAATCAGTAATACATCAGTAGCTAATCTCCTCCATCATGATTTCAAGCCTTGAAGGAGGATTATGCAGACAAGATTGACAATATACCTATTCAGCACACTTGTGCACAATTGGCTTCAAAACCGCACAGAAACATAAAGTGGGTTCAGTCACTTCTGGCAATAGCCAAAGGTCAGCCAAAGCCAAACCCACCTGCATTTCTCTGGGTGCTCATCACGTTTGTTGTTGAAGTCCAAAGAAATCTTTGCATCCAGTCCAATTCCAAAGTAGTTATTCATGACACATTTCTCCGTGTAACATTCACTGCcgaacaaaagaacaaaactccCATTTCTAAGTCTACGTACCATTTGGTATATTTCTCACATGCCCCCTCTGGCCACCTTATAATTCTCTTGCATAAAAAGGTGAAGAACAAGAAGGCTGTATGCCAAGGTGCTCTGATAAGCACTGCTGGGAACTGCCTAAAACCCACAAGGGATACCATAAAAGTGGCTATTGAGCGGAAGTCCCTGGCCTGCAGCCTCTGTCCGTAAGACTTCGCACCCCCAAGATTTGCAGAGGAATTCTCCCCTTGCCACAGAAACGTACTCAGAAGCCTACACCTCATTTACAAAAAACTACATTGCTGGTCACTGGCATTGTGTAAAAGGTCTCACAAAACATTAGCCATGCTaattgcttttatatatatatattttaggtGTTACCTACAGAGAGACTGACAAATGAGCTCGAAAGTGTCAGTTACTCATCTCAGCAGCACTGAACTCCATGAAAAGAGCTTAAAGTCTGTATCATTGGATTTTTACTgttaaataattttgcagaaacAGCTTGAGAAAGTCTTCACATTACATTTCTCAACTGCCTCCTCTGTTGTGGCCTGCCCATGACCTTTCCTGGGCCTCCATGCTGTAAGGGTAGCGATTCCCCCACAGGTTATTGTTTACTAACTGGAAGCTGGAGTCGTCTCTGAGTGTAGGGAGAAGACTCATCTAGATTTCGTTCTCACCTAAAACCTAAAAATCTTCTACCATGAGTCAGATGTGTCACTGCATGCATAACTACATAAGCTGATCCTCACTGGCACCCAGCATATGAATTCATTTACATAACTCTGGACTGCTGCAGTCCTTTATTTAGCTCTCTAAACTAATCTGCTTCTCTGCTGAGGTCCATTTGGAaacgctccctccctcccttcaaCCTCCTGGGCATACTCACAGATTTTCAGGCTCAGAGTTAAAGGGATCAGCATGGATCAACAATCGACTTATGACAGAGCTCCCAGGCAAAGAACCAGACATGCCAGCACGGATATCTGTAGGAAAATTGACCACAGGGAAAAGTGTGATTAATAATAAGCAGAAAACAGGTAACTTCAATCCCAGAGACAAGATGACAGGGCAGAATATATTAACTCTTGTCATTCACTGTTGAAGGCACATAGCAATAGTGCTTTCTTCCACTCCAGAAGGCTTAGCTCTCTCAATAAGGAGAAGGGTTtctggggctgcctgcagggttTTTGATTGACAGGGTATCACCTAAGGCCAGCATCACAGTTGTACAGACACATAGAAATGGGATATAGGAGTGTATTCACTGCGGTAACTTTTTTGTTCCAGGGTGAGACATGCAACGTCCTTGCTTCaatgaggagagagagagagagaagtgggaCCAAAGCTATTCTCCAAGTTGGTCAAGAATTACTGCCTCCTACTTCCTACATTATTAGCTGGCGACCCACAAACAGTAGCTTtgtcagagagaaaggaaattacCTGCCTCCTGGAGAAACAATTTGAACAAGCAATTTGGGGGAAGGGGTGGAAGGACAGCACCACGGTGATGGGGAGAAGTTCCTACACAAAACTGGGGAGGTGGGAATTCTGCTGGATCTGTGCACCTCCAGTGACTTCAGCCTTCACATGAAGGGACTGCTGCTCCCAGTCTATGGCTGCTACTCTTCAGAAACCTCTCTCAGCAGCATCCTATCAGCCTTCTCAAGGTTACTTTGAGCTCAGTGTCTCCTTGTAATTGGCATCAAAGTTCTGTCACTGCACAGTGTTAATAAAAATCTGTGTCTAGGTCTCAGCTACAAACTGGAAACTATTACAGCTCCCTCCAAGTCTCCACTTTTCAGCCCTAGTGGAAAGTTATCCACAAAGGGATTTCTCTCCAAGTGGACTATGCACAAAAGGACATCAGGCAGGACAATTTCATGTTTTCATGTAGAGACTGCAGCCTGTACTGCTGTCACCCATGCTCCAGTTGGCTGCCCCAGTGGGAAGTGGTGGGTGTCACACTTACTTGGGTAGAGGATTTTTGTGTTCAGCATTGGCAAGTTGTCCCGGTTTCCTGTCTGGGGAGGAAGAGATGCAGAGCTGCCCAGTGACAAACTTCCTTTGTTTATTAGTCTTTCGCAAGGGGACTTGGACGCTGTAAAACACAACACAACCATGGCTATTGACAAACATAACACTGTGATTCAGACCAGCACATAGCAGCACAGCCCAAGCAGCAAGACTGGTTTAGGAATCACTCAACAGCAAAACACTCTAGCCACCATAAAACAAAGAGCTGACAGAACCAGCCATTAAGAAACAGAGATGTGGCACATGTAAAGCCAGAAAACCTCACAGATTGGAGGTATCAAAATGCCACATGCAAATATTAGAAATGGAGATGAGAAAAAGCTGGTGCCAGCAGCACAACAGACACGGTATTTGGCTCCCAATCAATACTCAGGTAAGTTTGAAATACATTTGCAGTGATCAGGGATTTCTAACAAATTACTCACATAACACAGTTATTAAAGCAAACTGGCTTCTGTTCTCTGTCATCTGCAAAGGATGGCAGGGGCTTATAGGGAAATGTCATCAGGTACATGACATGAAAAATGCTCAAGACCATCTTTGTCCAAGCACTGAAAGCCAAGAGAACCCAGATTACTGGCTAAGGTGCAAGAAAATTTCTTAATGCTAGGCTCCATATGCTAAGATCATGGACCAGCCATCAGAGATGTAGCAAAAAGTGGGGTGCATGATGCACAGGCTAGAGTATAGAAACATGCAAGGCCTGGCATCTGAAGAGCAATCATTaaaaaattggagaaaaacaGAACTTGGAAGGTAATACACGTAACACATCCCTCACTTTTTACAACTAACAGAATTGTAATTCGCAGGCAAGATCTGCATgctggcagccctggagcagTACCTTTCCGCTGGCTCCTGCCTTTGGACACTCCATAGCTGCTGCTGTGTGATGACTGCAGGGAGATTTTATCCTCGTTCTTCAGCTCCTTGCCCTCTTCAGAGGCTGAGAGACTAAGGAGGAAGCCCTCTTGCTCCTGGGTCTGGGCGTTCTGCTCATCTACAGCTGTAAGGAGAGAGAAAGTAGGTGAGTGCCTCACAGCTCTTCTAGCAAGGAACAACTCCCACTAATGTAAATAACAATAGGATGGGACTCTAAAGGCCCTGATTCCTTAAAGGAAAGAATAGAAATAACAAAAAGCTTTCCTATATCATTTGTCTCAACTAAGCTCTGCTCTGGAGAACTTCTGGAACTGGGCTGGCTTAGcctcctgttttctttgctgagcTCTTTAGCAGTAAGGCTCTAAATAGAAGCGTCCACCTTTAATGCTACAGGTACACATGCTTCCTCAGACATAAACTGTGCTACAGGTGATGGGCTtccatttatttgcatttagatGTTGCCAGAAATTCTAACTAGATGGACATTAAATGATAAAtttaatgaattttctgtttgcttaatCTGTACTGGGGCAATAGGATAAG contains:
- the DGKD gene encoding diacylglycerol kinase delta isoform X6; protein product: MEDWIAALKTVQNREHFESTQYSMDHFSGMHNWYACSHARPTYCNVCREALSGVTSHGLSCEVCKFKAHKRCAVRATNNCKWTTLASIGKDIIEDEDGISMPHQWLEGNLPVSAKCTVCDKTCGSVLRLQDWRCLWCKAMVHTACKELLPNKCPLGLCKVSVIPPTALNSIDSDGFWKATCPPSCTSPLLVFVNSKSGDNQGVKFLRRFKQLLNPAQVFDLMNGGPHLGLRLFQKFDTFRILVCGGDGSVGWVLSEIDSLNLHKQCQLGVLPLGTGNDLARVLGWGSACDDDTQLPQILEKLERASTKMLDRWSIMVYETKLPRQASTSTVTEDFSEDSEVQKILFYEDSVAAHLSKILTSDQHSVVISSAKVLCETVKDFVARVGKAYEKATESSEESEVMARKCSVLKEKLDSLLKTLNDESQASSSLPNPPPTIAEETEDGDGSGSACDSSSDRSVGSSCTARPQIFRPREQLMLRANSLKKAIRQIIEHAEKAVDEQNAQTQEQEGFLLSLSASEEGKELKNEDKISLQSSHSSSYGVSKGRSQRKASKSPCERLINKGSLSLGSSASLPPQTGNRDNLPMLNTKILYPNIRAGMSGSLPGSSVISRLLIHADPFNSEPENLECYTEKCVMNNYFGIGLDAKISLDFNNKRDEHPEKCRSRTKNMMWYGVLGTKELLHRTYKNLEQKVLLECDGRPIPLPSLQGIAVLNIPSYAGGTNFWGGTKEDDTFTAPSFDDKILEVVAVFGSMQMAVSRVINLQHHRIAQCRTVKIAILGEEGVPVQVDGEAWIQPPGYIWIVHKNRAQTLTRDRAFESTLKSWEDKQKCELSRPSSFSLQPEIMSEEESTQINQFGQAAGALIHSIREIAQSYQDMEQELAHAVNASSKSMDKVYAKSKSTEGLNCSLVVEMVNNVKALHNETELLLAGKMALQLDPPQKEQLQAALADMDLQLRKLADIPWLWQLMEPCDEENQMLDYSKRSRSGKFRLVTKFKKEKNNKNKETHSSMGLPVHLWGTEEVAAWLEHLSLCEYKDIFIRHDVRGSELLHLERRDLKDLGVTKVGHMKRILHGIKELSRSTPASEV
- the DGKD gene encoding diacylglycerol kinase delta isoform X5, translating into MEGQHELNFICGHSIVAIITPCRKLILCADNRKEMEDWIAALKTVQNREHFESTQYSMDHFSGMHNWYACSHARPTYCNVCREALSGVTSHGLSCEVCKFKAHKRCAVRATNNCKWTTLASIGKDIIEDEDGISMPHQWLEGNLPVSAKCTVCDKTCGSVLRLQDWRCLWCKAMVHTACKELLPNKCPLGLCKVSVIPPTALNSIDSDGFWKATCPPSCTSPLLVFVNSKSGDNQGVKFLRRFKQLLNPAQVFDLMNGGPHLGLRLFQKFDTFRILVCGGDGSVGWVLSEIDSLNLHKQCQLGVLPLGTGNDLARVLGWGSACDDDTQLPQILEKLERASTKMLDRWSIMVYETKLPRQASTSTVTEDFSEDSEVQKILFYEDSVAAHLSKILTSDQHSVVISSAKVLCETVKDFVARVGKAYEKATESSEESEVMARKCSVLKEKLDSLLKTLNDESQASSSLPNPPPTIAEETEDGDGSGSACDSSSDRSVGSSCTARPQIFRPREQLMLRANSLKKAIRQIIEHAEKAVDEQNAQTQEQEGFLLSLSASEEGKELKNEDKISLQSSHSSSYGVSKGRSQRKASKSPCERLINKGSLSLGSSASLPPQTGNRDNLPMLNTKILYPNIRAGMSGSLPGSSVISRLLIHADPFNSEPENLECYTEKCVMNNYFGIGLDAKISLDFNNKRDEHPEKCRSRTKNMMWYGVLGTKELLHRTYKNLEQKVLLECDGRPIPLPSLQGIAVLNIPSYAGGTNFWGGTKEDDTFTAPSFDDKILEVVAVFGSMQMAVSRVINLQHHRIAQCRTVKIAILGEEGVPVQVDGEAWIQPPGYIWIVHKNRAQTLTRDRAFESTLKSWEDKQKCELSRPSSFSLQPEIMSEEESTQINQFGQAAGALIHSIREIAQSYQDMEQELAHAVNASSKSMDKVYAKSKSTEGLNCSLVVEMVNNVKALHNETELLLAGKMALQLDPPQKEQLQAALADMDLQLRKLADIPWLWQLMEPCDEENQMLDYSKRSRSGKFRLVTKFKKEKNNKNKETHSSMGLPVHLWGTEEVAAWLEHLSLCEYKDIFIRHDVRGSELLHLERRDLKDLGVTKVGHMKRILHGIKELSRSTPASEV